Proteins encoded by one window of Gordonia jinghuaiqii:
- a CDS encoding aldehyde dehydrogenase family protein, giving the protein MTTTLSLAAGVLPELERLSAGHYIDGQWTPSESDARIDVYSPATEEIVGSIPAGTAGDADRAVTAARRAFAEWSATPREKRLGYLKAITEALNERREELAQVMSLEIGSPIQLSRNMQALLPSVTFQVATELLTDYEFEYQLNGVNIVREPIGVVGGIVPWNFPLHQVALKVAPAIASGCTIVIKSTEVAPLSAVLFADILDKAGLPRGVFNLVHGTGLEVGEAIASHPEVDMVSFTGSTRAGRRVSELASATIKKVALELGGKSANVILDGADLEKAVTAGILDCYTNAGQACNAQTRMLVPRALLGQAEEIAAKVAGGQVVGDPADENTTVGPVVSATQRDRVRQLINQGVREGARLVAGGAEQPAGLDTGFYVRPTVFSDVKHDMTIAREEIFGPVLSILPYDTVEEAVHIANDTVYGLSGAVWGPQDEAVEVAKQIRSGQVFVNGADYNFHAPFGGYKQSGNGREWGVFGLEEYLEVKALLV; this is encoded by the coding sequence ATGACAACCACACTTTCCCTCGCCGCCGGGGTCCTCCCCGAACTGGAACGCCTGTCCGCGGGCCACTACATCGACGGACAGTGGACCCCCAGCGAGTCCGACGCCCGGATCGATGTCTACAGTCCGGCGACCGAAGAGATCGTCGGGTCCATTCCGGCCGGCACGGCCGGAGACGCGGACCGTGCGGTGACCGCCGCCCGACGGGCCTTCGCAGAGTGGTCGGCGACGCCTCGCGAGAAGCGACTCGGATATCTCAAGGCCATCACGGAGGCGTTGAACGAGCGTCGTGAGGAACTCGCTCAAGTGATGTCCTTGGAGATAGGCTCGCCAATCCAGTTGTCGCGCAACATGCAGGCCCTTCTGCCGTCGGTGACCTTCCAGGTCGCGACCGAGCTCCTCACCGACTACGAGTTCGAGTACCAGCTCAACGGTGTGAACATCGTGCGCGAGCCCATCGGCGTCGTCGGCGGTATCGTGCCGTGGAACTTCCCCCTTCATCAGGTGGCGCTCAAGGTGGCGCCCGCGATCGCATCCGGTTGCACCATCGTCATCAAGTCGACTGAGGTCGCCCCGCTGTCGGCGGTGCTCTTCGCCGACATCCTCGACAAGGCCGGCCTCCCCCGCGGTGTGTTCAACTTGGTTCACGGCACCGGTCTGGAAGTGGGTGAGGCGATCGCGTCCCACCCCGAGGTGGACATGGTCTCGTTCACCGGATCGACCCGCGCCGGTCGGCGCGTCAGCGAACTCGCCTCGGCGACCATCAAGAAGGTCGCCCTCGAGCTCGGCGGAAAGTCGGCGAACGTGATTCTCGACGGCGCGGACCTGGAAAAGGCAGTTACGGCAGGAATTCTCGACTGTTACACCAACGCCGGACAGGCCTGCAACGCCCAGACCCGCATGCTGGTGCCGCGCGCTCTTCTGGGGCAGGCCGAGGAGATCGCTGCCAAGGTCGCCGGGGGCCAGGTGGTCGGCGACCCCGCGGACGAGAACACCACCGTCGGACCGGTCGTCTCCGCCACGCAGCGTGACCGGGTCCGCCAACTCATCAACCAGGGCGTGCGCGAGGGCGCACGGCTCGTCGCCGGTGGCGCCGAGCAGCCCGCCGGCCTCGACACCGGCTTCTATGTCCGACCGACGGTCTTCAGCGATGTCAAGCACGACATGACCATCGCCAGGGAAGAGATCTTCGGGCCGGTGCTCTCGATCCTGCCCTACGACACCGTCGAGGAAGCCGTCCACATCGCCAACGACACCGTCTACGGCCTGAGCGGCGCGGTCTGGGGTCCGCAGGACGAGGCCGTCGAGGTGGCCAAGCAGATCCGCAGCGGGCAGGTCTTCGTCAACGGCGCCGACTACAACTTCCACGCACCCTTCGGCGGATACAAGCAGTCGGGCAACGGTCGTGAATGGGGAGTCTTCGGGCTCGAGGAGTACCTCGAGGTCAAGGCCCTGCTGGTCTAG
- a CDS encoding class I adenylate-forming enzyme family protein, which translates to MNYSYSLTENALRHPDKVALKCGERRRTYAELNTRVSRLAGGLVEAGVRRNSAVGILMWNCMEFFEIYYACMRAGIVCVPLNYRMSADELRYELEHSQCAMLFTQERFHDVVSGAVGDQTDVFRLITTADGVPPGWLGYETLMSGSQIDADVPADFSDTQRIMYTSGTTARPKGAIVTHGQVVFGALSRVADFELSSDDVNLAVGPLYHVAALDTFATTLLYIGGTVVICERFDPSAVLDILHAGEVTCTWMAPSMVAAVLAEADQRPPGVVSLRVLVMGGEKAPLPMLEKLFGMWPSVKAFDVYGLTECQGLATILPSEFAVSKLGSVGIPARGREVRVIDDAGQDVSAGVAGEVLVRGPVVFPGYLLNEEATRDTIRDRWLYTGDMGVLDEDGFLYIVDRKKDMILSGGENIAASEVERVVYEVPGVAEAAVVARADQRWGEVPVAFVVAEPGHEIDTEKVLELCRARLAGFKVPKEVHLVDELPRTPSGKILKRELRTQLEVPVH; encoded by the coding sequence ATGAATTATTCCTACAGCCTGACCGAGAATGCCCTCCGGCATCCGGATAAGGTCGCGCTCAAATGCGGTGAACGACGACGAACCTACGCGGAGTTGAACACACGTGTCTCCCGGCTGGCCGGCGGGTTGGTTGAAGCGGGAGTTCGCAGGAACTCCGCTGTGGGAATCCTCATGTGGAATTGCATGGAGTTCTTCGAGATCTACTACGCGTGCATGCGAGCCGGAATCGTCTGTGTTCCTTTGAATTATCGGATGAGTGCCGATGAACTGCGCTACGAGTTGGAGCACAGTCAGTGCGCCATGCTGTTCACGCAGGAACGGTTTCACGATGTGGTGTCCGGCGCGGTCGGTGATCAGACGGATGTGTTCCGCCTGATCACCACCGCGGACGGCGTTCCGCCGGGGTGGCTCGGTTACGAGACGCTGATGTCGGGCAGCCAGATCGATGCTGACGTCCCCGCCGACTTCTCGGACACCCAACGAATCATGTACACCTCGGGCACCACCGCCCGGCCGAAGGGTGCGATCGTCACTCACGGGCAGGTCGTGTTCGGGGCGCTCAGCCGCGTTGCCGATTTCGAATTGAGTTCTGACGACGTGAATCTCGCGGTTGGGCCGCTCTACCACGTGGCGGCACTCGACACCTTTGCCACCACCTTGCTGTACATCGGTGGAACGGTTGTCATCTGCGAACGGTTCGACCCGTCGGCCGTGCTCGACATCCTGCATGCGGGCGAGGTCACGTGTACGTGGATGGCGCCGAGCATGGTGGCGGCAGTACTGGCCGAGGCGGATCAGCGGCCTCCCGGCGTTGTGTCATTGCGTGTTCTGGTCATGGGCGGCGAGAAGGCACCCCTTCCCATGCTGGAGAAGCTCTTCGGAATGTGGCCGTCGGTCAAGGCTTTCGACGTCTACGGACTGACCGAGTGCCAAGGCCTCGCAACGATCCTGCCGAGTGAGTTCGCGGTCTCCAAACTGGGCTCGGTGGGAATCCCGGCCCGGGGACGGGAGGTTCGAGTCATCGACGACGCCGGTCAGGATGTGTCGGCGGGTGTCGCGGGCGAAGTACTCGTCCGCGGACCGGTGGTGTTCCCCGGGTACCTCCTCAACGAGGAGGCGACGCGGGACACCATTCGCGATCGCTGGTTGTACACGGGGGACATGGGGGTCCTGGACGAGGACGGGTTCCTCTACATCGTGGACCGTAAGAAGGACATGATCCTCTCCGGCGGCGAGAACATCGCGGCGTCGGAGGTGGAGCGAGTCGTCTATGAGGTCCCCGGGGTGGCGGAAGCGGCAGTGGTCGCCCGGGCGGATCAGCGTTGGGGAGAGGTGCCGGTTGCCTTCGTAGTGGCCGAACCCGGCCACGAGATCGACACCGAGAAGGTGCTCGAGCTCTGCCGGGCGCGGTTGGCCGGTTTCAAGGTGCCGAAGGAGGTTCACCTCGTCGATGAGCTGCCCCGTACGCCTTCGGGCAAGATCCTGAAGCGGGAACTCCGGACGCAGCTCGAGGTTCCGGTGCACTAG